One window of bacterium genomic DNA carries:
- a CDS encoding DUF86 domain-containing protein encodes MLERDVLLSKIAIIKNCLQRIKEVTHLDPATLDDFNVQDIYVLNLERAVQAAIDMANTVIAAHNYRLPNSYKMAFFILFENGWIDQTSLQRMQSMVGFRNIAIHDYQEIAVAILKSILTEHLDDFEIFYRQVMQRYHEDADS; translated from the coding sequence ATGCTTGAGAGGGACGTTCTCTTGTCGAAGATAGCAATCATCAAGAACTGTCTGCAGCGAATTAAGGAAGTCACACATCTTGATCCGGCAACCCTGGACGATTTCAATGTCCAGGATATCTATGTTCTCAATTTGGAACGTGCCGTGCAAGCGGCAATCGACATGGCCAACACGGTGATTGCCGCCCACAACTATCGCCTTCCCAATTCCTACAAAATGGCATTCTTTATTCTTTTCGAGAACGGTTGGATTGACCAGACATCACTGCAACGCATGCAAAGCATGGTGGGCTTTCGCAATATTGCGATCCACGATTATCAGGAGATTGCCGTCGCGATTCTCAAATCGATACTGACCGAACATCTTGATGACTTCGAAATCTTCTACCGGCAGGTGATGCAGCGCTACCATGAAGATGCTGATTCATGA
- a CDS encoding nucleotidyltransferase domain-containing protein, producing MKPLDDISSRLQTVLAGRVKFALLYGSILTPYFNADSDLDLGVFVGRPVSSGDKLGLQHLLEEALAQQYEFDLVVLDTADPIIAMQILANGRLIVEEDRLAFIRYKARMISQYLDFKMDRKRLEDRILEGSIYA from the coding sequence ATGAAACCACTCGACGACATCAGCAGCCGCCTGCAAACCGTTCTCGCGGGGCGGGTCAAATTTGCCCTGCTTTACGGCTCGATTCTGACGCCATACTTCAATGCCGACAGTGACCTCGATCTCGGCGTGTTTGTCGGCCGCCCCGTGAGCAGCGGGGACAAGCTTGGGCTGCAACACTTGCTGGAAGAGGCCTTGGCACAGCAGTATGAATTCGACCTGGTGGTGCTCGACACCGCCGATCCGATCATCGCGATGCAAATACTGGCCAATGGCCGGCTGATCGTGGAAGAGGACCGGCTGGCATTCATTCGCTACAAGGCGCGCATGATCTCGCAATACCTCGACTTCAAGATGGATCGCAAGCGGCTGGAAGACCGGATTCTGGAGGGATCAATCTATGCTTGA
- a CDS encoding NAD(P)/FAD-dependent oxidoreductase — MNTPYDIIIIGAGHNGLVTAAYLARAGKRVLVLERRATLGGAAATEEVFSGFKFDTGASEAGLLRPEIVADLDLPRHGLEFLTSPAAVFAPQPNGDSLTLWRDEQSTLAEIARHSAKDAERFPAFLRLVKRLTEVLQRIMLLTPPNVAELKFEELLPWLNSGRKLRQLGKHDMMEFLRVLPMPVTEFLDEWFESEALKAVLGAAGVTGSMQGPQASGTAFMMVYHHLGAANGGFKASVRVKGGMGALAAALAGAAKKYGTEIRRAAEVVRIKVEDGRATGVVLAGGEEIAARAVVSNADPRRTFLDLVGAPRLGPTFVRRVRNIRLRGTTAKMNLALRGLPRFNGMPKNEDCLSGHVLICPSLEYLERAFDDAKYGRFSQKPCLDLVIPTLLDPGLAPAGRHILAVTMQYAPYRLRESHWEKERDKLGDHLVATLAEYAPSLPDLILHRQVLTPLDYEREYGLTEGGEFHGQMGLDQLLFMRPVAGYGRYRTPVGNLYLCGAGTHPGGGVTGAPGYNAAREILKDCKKIG, encoded by the coding sequence ATGAACACTCCCTATGACATCATCATCATCGGTGCCGGCCATAACGGCCTGGTAACCGCGGCCTATCTGGCGCGGGCGGGAAAGCGGGTGCTGGTGCTGGAACGCCGCGCCACGCTCGGCGGCGCAGCCGCGACCGAGGAGGTTTTCTCCGGTTTCAAATTCGACACCGGCGCGAGTGAAGCCGGTCTGCTGCGGCCGGAAATCGTCGCCGATCTCGATTTGCCGCGGCATGGCCTGGAATTCCTCACCAGCCCGGCGGCGGTGTTTGCGCCGCAACCCAACGGCGATTCCCTCACCCTTTGGCGCGACGAGCAAAGCACGCTGGCCGAAATCGCGCGCCACTCCGCCAAGGATGCCGAACGCTTCCCCGCCTTTCTGCGCCTGGTAAAGCGCCTGACGGAGGTGTTGCAGCGGATCATGCTGCTGACCCCGCCGAATGTGGCCGAGCTAAAGTTCGAAGAGCTGCTGCCCTGGCTCAACTCCGGCCGCAAGCTCAGGCAACTGGGCAAGCACGACATGATGGAGTTCCTGCGCGTGTTGCCCATGCCGGTGACGGAGTTTCTTGATGAATGGTTCGAGAGTGAAGCGCTCAAGGCGGTGTTGGGCGCGGCGGGCGTCACCGGCAGCATGCAGGGGCCGCAAGCTTCCGGGACGGCGTTCATGATGGTGTATCACCATCTCGGTGCAGCCAATGGCGGGTTCAAAGCCAGCGTCCGGGTGAAGGGCGGCATGGGCGCGCTGGCCGCTGCGCTCGCCGGCGCGGCAAAGAAATACGGCACTGAAATCCGCAGGGCGGCGGAGGTGGTGCGCATCAAGGTCGAAGATGGCCGGGCCACCGGTGTGGTGCTGGCGGGTGGAGAGGAGATTGCCGCGCGGGCGGTGGTGTCGAATGCGGATCCGCGCCGCACGTTTCTTGATCTCGTGGGCGCACCGCGGCTCGGCCCGACGTTCGTCCGGCGCGTGCGCAATATTCGCCTGCGCGGCACCACCGCAAAGATGAATCTCGCGTTGCGCGGTTTGCCGCGTTTCAACGGCATGCCCAAGAACGAAGATTGCCTGAGCGGACACGTCTTGATTTGCCCGAGCCTGGAGTATCTCGAACGCGCGTTTGATGACGCCAAGTACGGCCGGTTCTCCCAGAAACCATGCCTCGACCTCGTCATTCCCACGCTGCTCGATCCCGGGCTCGCGCCCGCCGGCCGGCATATCCTGGCGGTTACGATGCAATATGCGCCCTACCGCTTGCGCGAATCGCATTGGGAGAAGGAGCGCGACAAGCTGGGTGATCACCTCGTCGCCACGCTCGCGGAATATGCGCCGTCACTCCCGGATTTGATCTTGCATCGCCAGGTGTTGACGCCGCTCGATTATGAAAGGGAATATGGCCTCACCGAAGGCGGCGAGTTTCACGGACAAATGGGGCTGGATCAACTGCTGTTCATGCGGCCGGTTGCCGGATATGGCCGGTACCGCACGCCGGTTGGGAATCTCTATCTCTGCGGCGCGGGCACGCATCCCGGCGGCGGAGTGACCGGCGCCCCGGGATACAATGCTGCGCGTGAGATCTTGAAAGACTGCAAGAAAATCGGCTGA